From the Primulina tabacum isolate GXHZ01 chromosome 3, ASM2559414v2, whole genome shotgun sequence genome, one window contains:
- the LOC142540903 gene encoding stromal processing peptidase, chloroplastic-like, whose amino-acid sequence MQASSVLFNTKPLLAPIYAGNRYGKDNRNFTPNTTQLNQAQLKKPVAWRHTNRRRCSRAYLVNNKNTSKIYHSETNHESQRVSCFHCCKRKQIGINGFASGFFADKSTFHLSKLKPNKDKVGLHVRQLHVSCATVGPNEPHAASTTWPDGVAEKQSFDALDSEVERREYEQFLRLELPSHPKLHRGQLKNGLRYLILPNKVPPNRFEAHMEVHVGSIDEEDDEQGIAHMIEHVAFLGSKKREKLLGTGARSNAYTDFHHTVFHIHSPTSTKDSEGDLMPVVLDALNEIAFHPKFLASRVEKERRAILSELQMMNTIEYRVDCQLLQYLHSENKLSKRFPIGLEDQIKKWDADKIRKFHERWYFPGNATLYIVGDIDDISKTVDHIEEVFGQTGTESEVGAAPTPTAFGAMASFLVPKLPMGLASGLSHERSSPIEQSKIFRKERHAVRPPVQHDWSIPGIYTDVKLPHIFQHELLQNFSINMFCKIPVSKARTYGDLRNVLMKRIFLSALHFRINTRYKSSNPPFTSVELDHSDSGREGCTVTTLTVTAEARNWQNAIKVAVQEVRRLKEFGVTNGELARYLDALLKDSEQLAAMIDNVSSVDNLDFIMESDALGHTVMDQRQGHESLVAIAGTVTLEEVNSIGAKVLEFISDYGKPSAPLPAAIVACVPKKVHIDGSGETEFKLTPEEIVAAIEAGLKEFIEAEPELEIPKELISTEQLQELRFLRHPSFVPVDQEKVSKVYDGETGIVQRRLSNGISVNYKVSKNEANSGVMRLIVGGGRAAESSEAKGAVIVGVRTLSEGGRVGDFSREQVELFCVNHLINCSLESTEEFICMEFRFTLRDGGMHAAFQLLHMVLEHNVWLDDAFDRAKQLYLSYYRSIPKSLERSTAHKLMLAMLNGDERFVEPTPNSLQQLTLSRVKDAVMNQFVCDNMEVSIVGDFSEEDIESCILEYLGTVKEKKGLERAQHYNPIIFRPHTSDWQHQQMFLKDTDERACAYIAGPAPNRWGLTFDGKNLHDSVSNSATFELVNFDQQSGGSENAEKGVQGKLRDHPLFFAVTLGLLAEVINSRLFTTVRDSLGLTYDVSFELNLFDRLKLGWYVISVTSTPGKVHKAVDACKSVLRGLHDNQIAPRELDRARRTLLMRHEAEIKSNAYWLGLMAHLQSTSVPMKDISCIKDLTSLYDAATVEDVYVAYEQLKIDENSLYSCIGISGSQAGEDDTDSIVEEELVEGLHNIIPVGRGSSTVTRPTT is encoded by the exons ATGCaggcatcatcagttttgttcaACACGAAACCTCTTTTAGCTCCGATTTATGCAGGCAATCGCTATGGTAAAGATAATCGCAATTTCACTCCAAATACAACCCAGCTCAATCAGGCTCAATTAAAGAAACCAGTGGCTTGGCGCCACACGAATAGACGTCGCTGCAGCCGTGCATATCTTGTCAACAATAAG AATACATCGAAAATATATCATTCTGAGACCAATCATGAAAGTCAGCGAGTATCTTGCTTCCATTGTTGCAAAAGAAAGCAAATTGGAATCAACGGTTTCGCCTCTGGATTCTTTGCGGACAAGTCAACTTTTCATTTGTCAAAGCTCAAACCAAACAAAGATAAA GTTGGTCTTCATGTCAGACAACTTCATGTTTCATGTGCCACCGTCGGCCCCAACGAGCCACATGCAGCAAGTACAACATGGCCAGATGGTGTTGCTGAAAAACAGAGTTTCGATGCATTAGATTCAGAAGTAGAGAGAAGAGAATATGAACAATTTTTGCGTCTTGAGCTTCCATCCCACCCGAAATTGCATCGAGGACAACTGAAAAATGGTCTTCGCTACCTCATTTTGCCAAACAAAGTCCCTCCCAATAG GTTTGAGGCACACATGGAAGTTCATGTCGGATCAATTGATGAGGAAGATGATGAGCAAGGAATTGCTCACATGATTGAACATGTTGCATTTCTTGGAAGTAAGAAACGTGAAAAACTTCTTGGAACTGGGGCAAGATCTAATGCGTACACTGACTTTCATCACACTGTTTTTCACATCCATTCACCAACCAGTACAAAG GACTCTGAAGGTGATTTGATGCCTGTTGTTTTGGATGCTCTGAACGAG ATTGcttttcacccaaaatttttgGCTTCTCGAgttgaaaaagaaagacgggcAATTTTATCTGAACTACAAATGATGAATACCATAGAATACCGCGTTGATTGCCAG TTGTTGCAATACTTGCATTCCGAGAACAAGTTGAGTAAAAGATTTCCTATTGGACTAGAAGACCAGATTAAGAAATGGGATGCCGACAAAATTAGAAAATTTCATGAGCGCTGGTACTTTCCTGGAAATGCGACATTATACATTGTTGGGGACATTGATGACATTTCAAAGACGGTTGACCACATTGAA GAAGTTTTTGGACAAACTGGAACAGAAAGTGAGGTGGGTGCTGCACCTACACCAACTGCCTTTGGTGCAATGGCCAGTTTCCTTGTTCCTAAGCTTCCCATGGGATTGGCCAGTGGTTTGTCTCATGAAAGATCTTCTCCCATCGAACAGTCTAAAATTTTTAGAAAGGAAAGACATGCCGTTCGCCCTCCTGTTCAACATGATTGGTCCATTCCTGGAATCTACACAGATGTGAAGCTACCTCATATATTTCAGCATGAATTGCTTCAGAACTTCTCAATTAATATGTTTTGCAAG ATCCCTGTCAGCAAGGCCCGTACATATGGTGACTTGAGGAATGTGTTGATGAAGAGgatctttctttctgctttgcATTTCCGTATTAATACACGATACAAG AGTTCAAACCCCCCATTTACCTCAGTGGAGTTGGACCATAGTGATTCCGGTAGAGAAGGTTGTACAGTTACCACTCTTACGGTGACTGCGGAAGCTCGAAATTGGCAAAATGCAATCAAAGTCGCTGTGCAGGAG GTTAGAAGACTTAAAGAGTTTGGCGTTACAAATGGCGAATTGGCCCGTTATCTAGATGCTTTATTAAAAGACAGCGAACAATTGGCAGCTATGATTGACAATGTATCATCAGTAGATAACTTAGATTTTATTATGGAAAGTGATGCACTGGGTCATACTGTAATGGATCAAAGACAAGGACATGAGAGTTTGGTTGCAATTGCTGGTACTGTAACCCTCGAGGAG GTTAATTCCATTGGTGCAAAGGTGTTGGAATTCATCTCGGATTATGGAAAACCATCGGCACCACTCCCAGCTGCAATTGTTGCTTGTGTTCCAAAGAAAGTGCATATTGATGGAAGTGGGGAAACCGAATTCAAGTTAACACCAGAAGAGATTGTGGCTGCTATAGAAGCTGGTTTGAAGGAATTCATAGAGGCTGAGCCAGAG CTTGAGATTCCAAAAGAACTGATATCAACAGAACAGTTGCAGGAATTAAGGTTTCTGCGGCATCCATCCTTTGTTCCTGTTGACCAAGAAAAGGTGTCAAAGGTATATGATGGGGAAACAGGAATAGTCCAACGGCGTCTTTCGAATGGAATTTCTGTAAATTACAAG GTATCCAAAAATGAAGCTAATAGTGGTGTTATGCGCCTCATAGTTGGTGGTGGACGAGCAGCTGAAAGTTCTGAAGCCAAAGGAGCTGTTATTGTAGGTGTGCGTACCCTAAGTGAGGGAGGTCGTGTGGGCGATTTTTCACGTGAACAG GTAGAACTTTTCTGTGTGAACCACTTGATCAATTGCTCTCTGGAGTCAACTGAAGAATTTATATGCATGGAGTTCCGTTTTACTTTAAGAGATGGTGGGATGCATGCTGCTTTCCAGTTACTGCATATGGTACTTGAG CATAATGTTTGGCTGGATGATGCATTTGATAGAGCAAAGCAGTTATATCTATCCTATTACCGCTCTATTCCTAAAAGCTTAGAGCGCTCAACTGCCCACAAGCTCATGCTCGCTATGCTGAATGGAGATGAACGGTTTGTTGAGCCTACACCAAATTCATTACAACAGTTAACACTTTCACGAGTGAAAGATGCAGTGATGAATCAATTTGTTTGTGACAATATGGAG GTGAGTATTGTTGGAGACTTCTCAGAAGAGGATATCGAGTCTTGTATTTTGGAGTATCTAGGTAcagtaaaagaaaaaaaaggtcTTGAGAGAGCGCAACATTACAACCCAATCATATTCCGGCCACACACTTCAGATTGGCAGCATCAACAA ATGTTTTTGAAGGACACAGATGAGCGAGCATGTGCATACATTGCAGGCCCTGCCCCGAATCGATGGGGGTTAACTTTTGATGGAAAGAATCTGCATGATTCAGTTAGCAATTCTGCTACATTTG AACTTGTAAATTTTGATCAACAATCTGGAGGGTCTGAGAATGCTGAAAAGGGTGTGCAAGGGAAACTGCGGGATCACCCATTATTTTTTGCTGTTACATTGGGACTTTTGGCTGAGGTCATAAATTCGAG GCTCTTTACAACCGTCAGGGATTCTCTTGGATTGACATATGATGTTTcatttgaattaaacctattTGATCGGTTGAAGCTTGGGTGGTATGTGATATCTGTGACATCAACCCCTGGAAAG GTACATAAAGCTGTTGATGCTTGCAAAAGTGTTCTCAGAGGTCTGCACGACAACCAAATTGCCCCAAGGGAATTGGATAGA GCAAGACGGACACTGCTAATGCGGCATGAAGCTGAAATCAAGTCGAATGCTTATTGGTTAGGATTGATGGCTCACTTGCAGTCGACATCTGTCCCGATGAAG GATATATCATGCATCAAAGATCTCACTTCACTATATGATGCTGCTACTGTTGAAGATGTATATGTAGCATATGAGCAGTTGAAGATAGATGAGAATTCCCTGTACTCTTGCATTGGGATTTCTGGGTCTCAGGCTGGGGAAGATGACACAG ATTCCATTGTGGAGGAAGAATTGGTAGAGGGCCTCCATAACATTATCCCGGTGGGACGGGGTTCGTCCACTGTAACACGGCCAACGACATGA